A single genomic interval of Ramlibacter sp. harbors:
- a CDS encoding sensor histidine kinase N-terminal domain-containing protein, whose translation MTGGLQRRLLIMLITPLILLALLNAWFDYRSADNVAQQQDQRLLALLPLLADSVIADEVRRGEGPVLLLAPAVEAFLKERSGFAAFNIIDPDGKSLKGERWLAALPPTTYEPEFHSEENAGVTWRIVRQRVQSVLGEITVTLADGSDPRQQWARSIGLKVLLPNLVLLAAAAFAVNWAVNRALRPLLELKEAVERRSPRDLNAIDEHASPEEVRPLVQSLNRLFGLVNAQAESQRRFVADAAHQLRTPLAGLQAQVEAWAQAANAASSQARHRAGAAAGAEGGVITLRAEQVNKLRSATRRTSQLANQLLALSRADARGMHAQPMQRVDLRELCEALLGIHLDAATAKHIDLGLEAQPAQVMGHEWLLRELLGNLVGNAVNYTPEGGSVTIRCGLREGVPVLEVEDDGPGIPPAERARVLERFYRVQGVGGEGNGLGLAIADEIARAHHSHLELGEGHNGRGLRVTLAFPS comes from the coding sequence ATGACCGGCGGCCTGCAGCGGCGGCTGTTGATCATGCTGATCACGCCGCTGATCCTGCTGGCCCTGCTCAACGCCTGGTTCGACTACCGCTCCGCCGACAATGTCGCGCAGCAACAGGACCAGCGCCTGCTGGCCTTGCTGCCCCTGCTCGCTGACTCTGTCATTGCCGACGAAGTGCGGCGCGGCGAGGGGCCGGTGCTGCTGCTGGCGCCCGCCGTGGAGGCGTTCCTGAAGGAGCGCTCGGGCTTTGCGGCGTTCAACATCATCGACCCCGACGGCAAGTCGCTCAAGGGCGAGCGCTGGCTGGCCGCGTTGCCGCCCACCACCTACGAGCCCGAGTTTCACAGCGAGGAGAACGCCGGCGTGACCTGGCGCATCGTGCGCCAGCGCGTCCAGTCGGTGCTCGGCGAGATCACCGTGACGCTGGCGGACGGCTCGGACCCGCGCCAGCAATGGGCCCGCTCGATCGGCCTCAAGGTGCTGCTGCCCAACCTGGTGCTGCTGGCCGCGGCCGCGTTCGCCGTCAACTGGGCTGTCAACCGCGCCCTGCGCCCGCTGCTGGAGCTCAAGGAGGCGGTCGAGCGGCGCTCGCCGCGCGATCTCAACGCGATTGATGAACATGCCTCACCCGAGGAGGTGCGCCCGCTGGTGCAGTCGCTGAACCGGCTGTTTGGCCTGGTCAACGCCCAGGCCGAAAGCCAGCGCCGCTTCGTGGCGGATGCGGCCCACCAGCTGCGCACCCCGCTGGCGGGCCTGCAGGCCCAGGTCGAGGCCTGGGCCCAGGCGGCCAATGCGGCTTCTTCGCAGGCCCGCCACCGGGCCGGCGCCGCCGCCGGTGCCGAGGGCGGCGTCATCACCTTGCGGGCTGAGCAGGTCAACAAGCTGCGCAGCGCCACGCGCCGCACCTCGCAGCTGGCTAACCAGCTGCTGGCGCTCTCACGGGCCGATGCGCGGGGCATGCATGCCCAGCCCATGCAAAGGGTGGACCTGCGGGAGCTGTGCGAGGCCCTGCTCGGGATTCACCTTGACGCGGCCACCGCCAAGCACATCGACCTGGGCCTGGAGGCCCAGCCGGCGCAGGTCATGGGCCATGAGTGGCTGTTGCGCGAGCTGCTGGGCAACCTGGTGGGCAACGCCGTCAACTACACGCCGGAAGGCGGCTCGGTCACCATCCGCTGCGGCCTGCGCGAGGGCGTTCCGGTCCTGGAGGTCGAGGACGATGGCCCCGGCATCCCCCCCGCGGAACGGGCCCGCGTGCTGGAGCGCTTTTACCGGGTGCAGGGCGTGGGCGGTGAAGGCAATGGCCTGGGCCTGGCCATCGCCGACGAGATCGCGCGCGCGCACCACAGCCACCTCGAGCTGGGCGAGGGGCACAACGGGCGCGGCCTTCGGGTCACGCTGGCTTTTCCCTCGTGA